A genomic segment from Alistipes senegalensis JC50 encodes:
- a CDS encoding RagB/SusD family nutrient uptake outer membrane protein — MKQIHIWAAVVCLLLASCSDIRFGDDFLGDHPESSGATLDEMFSSAVNADRVLTKAYTYLPYGLPTGDRPYDKLGVNILEAITDLHYSFRNNMSDGPVNLYYNGALSSNIGTSDLQGREAYRFGSEPEYNAIRYAWIYIENADRIPDITSSARRERVAEAKMIIALAYAEMLRYMGGVPLLKHSVAANEEMHYPRNTFAETVDYIVQLLDEAAPALEWKASDTDAGRMTKAGAMALKLRVLLFAASPTFNSATPYHAKADAYSCYGNYDRERWGKAVEAGKAFLDELDKNRQYELVRPVTEKPEDRRQAYRSGYFERSSPEILISTRRGYDNSIHADFYKERVRSGPTLNYVNMFPWADGAEFPEDFDWERPSKQPFFALDGTPTRDPRLYETCVVPGDTYYDGTLAPLYTNHLNYVSPSSGFFQMKFILRDFNDRNGQPAHWPYLRLSEVLLSYAEAINEYVGMPNTTAYDCVNEVRERVGLSALHEKMGKDEFREAVLRERALEFGFEEVRWFDLIRWGREADFRKQLYGLTSTGNNSQNPTAFSFKPFVLDDRTWRNTWDTKWYLAPVPLTEINKGYGMTQNPGW, encoded by the coding sequence ATGAAACAAATCCACATATGGGCAGCGGTAGTCTGCCTGTTGTTAGCGTCGTGTTCGGATATCCGTTTCGGAGATGATTTTCTCGGCGACCATCCCGAAAGTTCGGGAGCTACACTCGACGAAATGTTCAGTTCGGCGGTCAATGCAGACCGAGTCCTAACCAAAGCGTATACTTATTTGCCTTATGGTTTGCCGACAGGAGATCGTCCTTATGACAAATTAGGGGTGAATATTCTTGAAGCTATTACGGATCTTCATTACAGTTTTCGCAACAATATGAGTGATGGTCCGGTCAACCTTTATTATAACGGTGCGTTGAGTTCCAATATCGGCACGAGCGATCTTCAAGGACGCGAAGCCTATCGCTTCGGTTCGGAACCGGAATACAACGCGATCCGTTATGCATGGATCTATATCGAGAATGCGGACCGGATTCCGGATATTACCTCCTCGGCCCGCAGGGAACGCGTGGCCGAGGCGAAGATGATCATTGCGCTTGCTTATGCCGAAATGTTGCGTTATATGGGCGGCGTGCCATTGTTAAAACATTCGGTTGCGGCCAATGAAGAGATGCATTATCCGCGCAATACTTTCGCGGAAACGGTTGATTATATCGTGCAGCTGCTCGATGAGGCGGCTCCAGCTTTGGAGTGGAAAGCATCTGATACGGATGCAGGCCGTATGACGAAGGCTGGGGCTATGGCTCTCAAGTTAAGGGTATTGTTGTTCGCCGCGTCCCCGACTTTCAATTCGGCGACGCCGTACCATGCCAAAGCCGATGCATATTCTTGTTACGGGAATTACGATCGGGAACGTTGGGGCAAGGCAGTTGAAGCGGGCAAGGCTTTTCTCGACGAGTTGGATAAAAACAGGCAATATGAATTGGTCCGACCCGTAACGGAGAAGCCTGAAGATCGTCGACAAGCATACCGATCCGGATATTTCGAACGCAGCAGTCCGGAAATTCTTATTTCGACCCGTCGGGGATATGACAATTCGATTCATGCGGATTTTTATAAAGAGCGCGTACGCTCCGGCCCGACGCTCAATTACGTCAATATGTTCCCTTGGGCCGACGGTGCGGAGTTCCCGGAAGATTTCGACTGGGAGCGTCCTTCGAAACAACCGTTTTTCGCATTGGACGGCACGCCTACGAGAGACCCGCGCCTTTATGAAACCTGCGTCGTGCCGGGTGACACCTATTACGACGGGACATTGGCACCTTTGTATACCAACCATTTGAATTATGTCAGCCCCAGCAGCGGATTCTTTCAGATGAAATTCATTTTGAGAGATTTCAATGACCGCAACGGTCAACCGGCACATTGGCCTTATTTGCGTCTGTCGGAAGTATTGCTGAGCTATGCCGAAGCGATCAACGAGTATGTCGGCATGCCCAATACAACGGCCTATGATTGTGTCAATGAAGTTCGAGAACGTGTCGGATTGTCTGCGCTCCACGAGAAAATGGGGAAGGACGAGTTCCGGGAGGCTGTGCTGCGCGAACGGGCGCTCGAATTCGGGTTCGAGGAGGTTCGCTGGTTCGATCTCATCCGCTGGGGCCGCGAAGCGGATTTCCGTAAACAGCTCTATGGGCTGACATCGACCGGAAACAATTCTCAAAACCCTACGGCTTTCTCTTTCAAACCCTTTGTGTTGGATGACCGGACATGGAGAAACACCTGGGATACCAAATGGTATCTGGCACCTGTCCCTCTTACGGAGATAAACAAGGGATATGGCATGACCCAGAATCCGGGCTGGTAG
- a CDS encoding SusC/RagA family TonB-linked outer membrane protein, with product MKNTIIILLFAGCLLSASARQNEGFPVVGAPDTISLGYGIGVDRDRSAWTQAGVGREVLDNAPQIDAAKALYGRIAGLNVYQGVGTTADNIASLSIHGQAPLVLVDGFPRDLKNLTVQEIESVVVLKDAAAVALYGVRGANGVVMVSTRRGTPGKLKVGVGYQYGVSTQFRAPEFADAFTYARSLNEALTNDGLSLRYNAYELNAFRSGKHPSYYPNVDWWNEVYNTTASNHRLNLTFDGGSRKFRYYTAVDYMHDRGFFRSNENESRYKTDPTDVRLNIRANIDVDITRSTRMRLNVMGKIAETNRANYGDIYNILYNTPSAAFPIRYDDDGLYGGTSIYGANNPVALLMDSGNYRQTIGMLLGDLSLRQNLDALTPGLSAEVSVAFDNVGSMFDQATKTYRYKDAQASVSTDGTLITHPAVYGKDSEVVGHSQNFYSLYMRSDLQAKIGYDRCWSQHHVQAAVIYDQQAYTANGRNNSVRRQSVLATVGYTFDNRYTVNVVGNYSGSAYLPEGDAFHFYPAVNAAWVLSEEPFLRNAKQLDLLKLSASYGISGWDGNLSHELWRQSFGNTNAHGYYFSNNVAAYSGLAEGNLAAEGLVPEESRRVTVGLDLRSFGNRFTASVEGFFERRSHILISSGATVSGIIGIGVGLQPAGEHEYRGFDASIAWNDRRKDFSYGVYANASYLDSEVIVDGQEYQPYDYLYHRGNRVGQSYGLEVVGIFQSQMEINESPVQTFSTVRPGDFKYRDQNGDNRIDDLDMVRMHGSSVPRFYFGFGFHAGYKGIELSADFQGMTGRTVNLLDCPLYKPLIGNGNISQTLLDHEIPWSPERASEATMPRLTTLSNANNYRNNSYWYRDGSFIKLRNLTVAYTLPKRILRFADMKIYLQGTNLFSLDNLKTVDPEQLGAAYPSVRSYWAGVKFNF from the coding sequence ATGAAAAATACCATTATAATATTGCTGTTTGCGGGGTGTCTGTTATCTGCCTCCGCCCGGCAGAACGAAGGTTTTCCGGTCGTAGGTGCTCCCGATACCATAAGTCTCGGCTACGGGATCGGTGTCGACCGGGATCGGAGCGCCTGGACACAGGCGGGAGTGGGCCGCGAAGTGCTGGACAATGCGCCGCAGATTGATGCGGCCAAAGCCCTTTACGGACGAATCGCCGGACTGAATGTTTATCAGGGAGTCGGCACGACGGCCGATAACATCGCTTCGCTGTCGATTCACGGACAGGCTCCGCTGGTACTTGTCGATGGTTTCCCGCGGGATCTTAAGAATCTTACGGTACAGGAGATCGAATCGGTCGTCGTGCTGAAGGACGCCGCAGCGGTTGCACTCTACGGTGTGCGCGGTGCGAATGGGGTCGTGATGGTCTCCACGCGGCGGGGAACGCCCGGCAAGCTGAAAGTGGGTGTCGGCTATCAGTACGGCGTCAGCACGCAATTTCGCGCACCGGAATTTGCCGATGCCTTTACCTATGCCCGTTCGCTCAACGAGGCGCTTACGAATGACGGCCTTTCGCTTCGTTACAATGCCTACGAACTGAATGCGTTCCGCAGCGGAAAACATCCGTCGTATTATCCGAATGTTGATTGGTGGAATGAAGTCTACAACACCACAGCGTCGAATCATCGCCTCAATCTTACATTCGATGGAGGGTCGCGCAAGTTTCGTTATTATACGGCCGTGGATTATATGCACGACCGGGGCTTTTTTCGCAGCAATGAAAACGAATCCCGGTACAAAACCGATCCGACGGATGTTCGCTTGAACATTCGGGCCAACATCGATGTGGACATAACCCGTTCGACGCGGATGCGGCTGAACGTGATGGGCAAGATCGCTGAGACAAACCGTGCCAATTACGGAGATATTTACAACATCCTTTATAACACGCCTTCGGCTGCTTTTCCCATACGATACGATGACGACGGCCTTTACGGCGGTACGAGTATTTACGGGGCCAATAATCCGGTAGCTTTGTTGATGGACAGCGGCAATTACCGGCAGACCATCGGAATGCTTTTGGGGGATTTGTCGTTACGGCAGAATCTTGATGCGCTGACCCCCGGCCTCTCGGCAGAGGTGTCGGTGGCTTTCGACAATGTCGGCTCCATGTTCGATCAGGCGACGAAGACTTATCGTTATAAGGATGCGCAGGCCTCCGTTTCTACGGACGGAACGCTGATCACCCATCCGGCCGTTTACGGCAAGGATTCGGAAGTTGTCGGCCACAGTCAGAATTTCTACTCGTTATACATGCGGTCCGATTTGCAGGCTAAAATCGGTTATGACCGTTGTTGGAGCCAACATCATGTGCAGGCGGCCGTGATTTACGATCAGCAGGCCTACACGGCCAACGGTCGGAATAACTCGGTTCGTCGGCAATCGGTTCTCGCTACAGTCGGCTACACGTTCGACAATCGCTATACGGTGAATGTCGTCGGCAATTATTCGGGTTCGGCCTATCTGCCCGAGGGCGATGCGTTCCACTTTTATCCGGCGGTAAACGCCGCCTGGGTCCTTTCCGAAGAACCCTTCCTGCGAAACGCAAAGCAGCTCGATCTGCTCAAATTATCCGCTTCTTACGGCATTTCGGGGTGGGACGGGAATCTGTCGCACGAACTGTGGCGTCAGTCGTTCGGGAATACGAATGCGCACGGTTACTATTTTTCCAACAACGTCGCGGCCTATTCCGGTTTGGCAGAAGGGAATCTCGCGGCCGAAGGGCTTGTCCCCGAGGAGTCCCGCCGGGTAACCGTGGGGCTCGATCTGCGTTCGTTCGGTAATCGTTTCACGGCTTCCGTCGAGGGATTTTTCGAGCGGCGCAGCCATATCCTGATCTCTTCCGGGGCCACCGTGTCGGGTATCATCGGCATCGGCGTGGGGCTGCAACCGGCCGGCGAGCATGAGTACCGGGGATTCGACGCCTCGATTGCCTGGAACGACCGCCGCAAGGATTTCTCCTACGGAGTTTACGCCAACGCCTCCTATCTGGACAGCGAGGTGATCGTCGACGGTCAGGAGTATCAGCCCTATGATTATCTCTACCACCGGGGCAACCGGGTGGGGCAAAGTTACGGGCTGGAGGTCGTCGGCATTTTCCAAAGCCAGATGGAGATCAACGAAAGTCCCGTACAGACGTTCTCGACGGTGCGTCCCGGCGATTTCAAATACCGTGACCAGAACGGCGACAACCGGATCGACGATCTGGATATGGTCCGGATGCACGGATCGAGTGTTCCCCGTTTCTATTTCGGCTTCGGGTTCCATGCCGGTTACAAAGGGATCGAACTGTCTGCCGATTTTCAGGGCATGACGGGGCGCACGGTCAATCTGCTCGACTGTCCGCTCTACAAACCGCTGATCGGCAACGGTAACATTTCGCAAACGCTGCTCGATCACGAGATCCCGTGGTCGCCCGAACGTGCTTCGGAGGCGACCATGCCGCGACTGACAACCCTGTCGAATGCGAACAACTACCGGAACAATTCGTATTGGTATCGGGACGGTTCCTTCATCAAACTGCGTAACCTGACCGTTGCCTATACGCTGCCCAAACGGATTCTTCGCTTCGCGGATATGAAGATTTATCTGCAAGGTACGAACCTCTTCAGTCTGGACAATCTGAAAACCGTTGATCCCGAACAGTTGGGGGCTGCGTATCCTTCGGTGCGGTCGTACTGGGCAGGCGTGAAGTTCAATTTTTAA
- a CDS encoding RagB/SusD family nutrient uptake outer membrane protein: protein MKTYRIITTLLSAAVFVSCNYLDFDETNGLNTHDNIYKYFDNTKQMLTNVYSYIPQDFGAVEEAMRDCASDDAEFGNTGGGVQDFNNGNWSALRTHDTAWSLYNGIRAANEFIASIADVDFSRFEYGPSYPNWERQLRYFPYEARMLRAFYFFELARRYGDIAMPTRVLTIEEANTIGKMSFDEVIGFIVAECDACAADGNLPNTYVGEPGNETGRITRGFALALKSKALLYAASELHNPSMDVERWKRSAKAALDLIETGLYSLDPADKSNNITSPEVVLLRMNSDDNTFELRNFPIRFTEGRRTTAATGTFPTQELVDAFQTKNGYPVTLGVNGWQCDDPQFNAQTPYANRDLRFARTILANGSQFKGSMIETYVGGSDYASIAEGGSPTGYFLRKYIQESTNLNPNTPVSNKHHWIVYRYAETLLTYAESMIEAFGDPDYTDETYLYSARWAINQVRANVGMPDITVTGKTDFIAALRNEWRVEFAFEDHRFWDVRRWKIGDATQRRIHGVEITRTGSEYTFRRKVCEQRTWADRMYLYPIPQSELYKNPNLAPQNTGW from the coding sequence ATGAAAACATATCGAATCATAACGACCTTGTTGAGTGCTGCCGTTTTCGTTTCGTGCAATTACCTCGACTTCGACGAAACGAACGGACTCAATACGCACGACAATATCTATAAGTATTTCGACAATACCAAGCAAATGCTCACCAACGTCTATTCGTACATTCCCCAGGATTTCGGGGCGGTCGAAGAGGCGATGCGCGACTGCGCCTCGGACGATGCCGAATTCGGCAATACCGGGGGCGGCGTGCAGGATTTCAACAACGGCAACTGGTCGGCGCTCAGAACGCACGATACGGCCTGGTCGCTCTATAACGGCATCCGTGCGGCGAACGAATTCATCGCTTCGATCGCCGATGTGGACTTTTCCCGGTTCGAGTACGGACCGAGTTATCCGAATTGGGAAAGGCAGCTCCGCTATTTCCCCTACGAGGCTCGGATGCTGCGGGCGTTCTATTTCTTCGAACTGGCCCGGCGTTATGGCGACATTGCCATGCCGACCCGGGTGCTGACCATCGAGGAGGCCAATACGATCGGCAAGATGTCGTTCGACGAAGTGATCGGGTTCATTGTCGCCGAATGCGATGCATGTGCCGCCGACGGCAACCTGCCCAATACGTATGTCGGCGAGCCGGGTAACGAGACGGGACGTATCACCCGGGGCTTCGCACTCGCACTCAAATCCAAGGCACTGCTCTATGCGGCGAGCGAGCTGCACAATCCTTCGATGGATGTCGAGCGTTGGAAACGTTCGGCGAAGGCAGCGCTGGATCTGATCGAGACGGGTCTCTATTCTCTCGATCCGGCGGATAAAAGCAATAACATCACTTCGCCGGAGGTCGTCCTGCTGCGTATGAACAGCGATGACAACACGTTCGAACTTCGCAACTTCCCGATCCGCTTTACCGAAGGCCGCCGAACGACTGCCGCCACGGGGACTTTCCCGACGCAGGAATTGGTCGATGCCTTCCAGACGAAGAACGGCTATCCGGTGACTTTGGGCGTGAACGGCTGGCAGTGCGACGACCCGCAGTTCAATGCTCAAACTCCGTATGCAAATCGGGATCTTCGTTTCGCCCGGACCATTCTCGCAAACGGCAGTCAGTTTAAGGGCTCGATGATCGAAACTTATGTCGGCGGCAGTGATTATGCGTCGATTGCCGAGGGCGGTTCGCCCACGGGGTATTTTCTGCGCAAATATATTCAGGAATCCACGAATCTCAATCCCAACACGCCGGTTTCCAACAAGCACCATTGGATCGTTTACCGTTATGCCGAGACGCTGCTGACCTATGCCGAGTCGATGATCGAGGCATTCGGTGACCCGGACTACACGGATGAAACCTATCTGTATTCGGCCCGGTGGGCGATCAATCAGGTGCGTGCCAATGTCGGAATGCCCGATATTACCGTCACTGGCAAGACCGACTTCATTGCCGCGCTCCGCAACGAGTGGCGTGTGGAGTTCGCTTTCGAGGATCACCGGTTCTGGGACGTTCGCCGCTGGAAAATCGGCGACGCGACCCAGCGCCGCATCCACGGCGTGGAGATTACCCGCACGGGGAGCGAGTATACGTTCCGTCGGAAAGTCTGCGAACAACGGACATGGGCCGACCGGATGTATCTCTATCCGATCCCCCAGTCGGAACTCTACAAAAATCCGAATCTCGCTCCGCAAAATACGGGCTGGTAA
- a CDS encoding BACON domain-containing protein, with translation MKIRKFMQSFRLMTVIAAAAGFVACQENTVDTQGEILPKLATDAQNTYVADPTLPENITFNVSSNTPWRITVDCGEGFAERPWCSVSPSLSAVSSLVEEVTIKMKDNPTYESRTAAITIEADGIAEPTVITVRQTGQGNLTLSELQPREEISKDGGSASFTVVSNRDWTAESDQKWLTLDKSSGTASDDPITVTVTASVSDGLRRTAVVTVRTDLETETIEVVQEGWRMEFRPLENPETELFFGYAGDTKTYYVDANVEWIVSSENTYAEVEKIDGESFSVKLPFARAFADEKIAVVLKAAAENSPLETQTMTVTQETAVTPESGQLDGNTLTATAGNARVKSKGEYKYGEFIWKFSEVNLESGYFSINNWAGSVYLMLRFGNNDHQLTAGGEVTVNGQKVHFGFDNGWGGLWNDAKQFTEGSYPTDVRELRSLRLRIEPTERSGTQQNKTLSRKVWINDVLVLDNSANVGDVWQEGSTQAGFNYLFGIESGTGTMTIESFEYKPL, from the coding sequence ATGAAAATTCGAAAATTCATGCAGTCATTCCGGTTAATGACCGTTATCGCAGCTGCGGCGGGGTTCGTCGCCTGCCAGGAAAATACGGTGGATACGCAGGGCGAAATCCTGCCGAAACTCGCTACGGACGCCCAAAATACGTATGTCGCTGATCCGACATTGCCCGAGAACATTACTTTCAATGTCAGTTCCAATACTCCATGGCGAATTACGGTTGATTGCGGCGAGGGTTTCGCCGAGCGTCCGTGGTGTTCGGTTTCGCCTTCGTTGAGTGCCGTAAGTTCGCTGGTCGAGGAGGTTACGATCAAAATGAAAGACAACCCGACTTATGAGAGCCGAACGGCCGCTATTACGATCGAGGCAGACGGAATTGCCGAGCCGACGGTTATTACGGTCAGACAGACCGGTCAGGGCAATCTGACGCTTTCGGAGCTGCAACCCCGGGAGGAAATTTCAAAAGATGGCGGTTCCGCATCCTTTACCGTGGTTTCCAACCGCGACTGGACAGCCGAGTCGGACCAGAAATGGCTGACGCTGGACAAGTCATCCGGTACTGCGTCAGACGATCCCATAACGGTAACTGTAACGGCTTCTGTCAGCGACGGTTTGCGTCGCACAGCGGTGGTGACCGTGAGGACCGATCTCGAAACCGAAACTATCGAAGTCGTACAAGAGGGATGGAGAATGGAGTTCCGCCCGTTGGAAAACCCCGAAACGGAGCTGTTTTTCGGATATGCGGGTGACACGAAAACCTACTATGTAGACGCCAATGTCGAGTGGATCGTATCTTCGGAGAATACATATGCCGAGGTTGAGAAAATTGACGGGGAGTCGTTCTCAGTGAAACTTCCTTTTGCCCGGGCTTTTGCGGATGAGAAGATCGCGGTTGTGCTGAAGGCGGCGGCTGAAAATTCGCCGCTTGAGACACAGACCATGACCGTTACGCAGGAGACGGCCGTTACCCCTGAAAGCGGGCAATTGGACGGCAATACGCTGACCGCAACCGCTGGCAATGCGCGTGTCAAGAGCAAAGGCGAGTACAAGTACGGTGAGTTTATCTGGAAATTCTCCGAAGTAAATCTCGAGTCGGGTTATTTCTCGATCAACAATTGGGCCGGTAGTGTGTATCTGATGCTGCGTTTCGGCAACAACGATCATCAGTTGACGGCAGGAGGTGAGGTTACGGTTAACGGACAAAAGGTTCATTTTGGTTTTGACAACGGTTGGGGCGGACTTTGGAATGACGCCAAGCAGTTTACCGAAGGCTCGTATCCCACGGATGTCAGGGAACTCCGGTCGCTCCGTTTGCGAATCGAACCGACCGAAAGAAGCGGCACCCAGCAGAACAAGACTCTTTCGAGAAAGGTCTGGATCAATGACGTGCTGGTACTCGACAACAGTGCCAATGTCGGCGATGTATGGCAAGAAGGCAGCACGCAAGCCGGATTCAATTATCTTTTCGGCATCGAGTCCGGCACCGGTACGATGACGATCGAATCGTTCGAGTATAAGCCTCTCTAA
- a CDS encoding BACON domain-containing protein, which yields MKLLFRKSYGRSVYAALPALLTMLFAMACQDDEPQKWVDLRYKAEDAYILEATAPSPIRLQVKSTDPWRVYGLHDDWCTITPAEGTSGEIFDVEVRYSDNSALDDRIDTLIIRSDYWIGKWIQVRQKGIAYLDLEDADNVELIQTGSSGSFKIRSNQDWSVRLGENASWLNVSSDLAGSGDGEIAFSADENKGERRYADLVICDRHGETVHVVTVAQVGVQLDPAETLIKTDYTAKTYSLDVVSNASWTVSREDEQQVWFSFEKTSFEGSDKLVITIGENPNTSIRNATIILRTIKAEGVTQVEKRIVLRQANDPVPEHYEFNSGEQTKWSVNQGTASFADGDVTFSPGRLLRYEFRTGNYKIRIKKWDATAVSTLYFCNGDFEIRWHLNAGKKTTDISVRNANSTAVHKNIAFDPSAPHEIGLRMSETVDGYTRYEWLLDGVAFNSYAADGSDGGSSKIKFGSKYSVFLGCSSGTVTYDWWEYAIPYEYFDWDD from the coding sequence ATGAAACTCCTATTTCGAAAATCTTACGGTCGGAGCGTCTACGCGGCGCTTCCGGCCTTGCTGACAATGCTGTTCGCAATGGCATGTCAGGACGACGAACCACAGAAATGGGTCGATTTGCGCTATAAGGCGGAGGATGCCTACATCCTTGAAGCGACCGCACCCAGTCCGATCCGATTGCAGGTGAAATCGACCGATCCGTGGAGAGTCTATGGACTGCACGACGATTGGTGTACGATTACTCCCGCCGAAGGAACATCCGGTGAAATTTTCGATGTCGAAGTCCGCTATTCGGACAATTCGGCCCTCGACGACCGGATCGATACGCTGATTATCCGAAGCGATTATTGGATCGGTAAATGGATTCAGGTCCGACAGAAAGGAATCGCTTATCTCGATCTGGAAGATGCCGATAACGTCGAATTGATTCAGACCGGCAGTTCGGGTAGTTTTAAGATCCGTTCGAATCAGGATTGGAGTGTGCGTCTTGGCGAGAACGCCTCGTGGCTGAATGTTTCGTCGGATTTGGCTGGTTCAGGCGATGGTGAGATCGCCTTCTCTGCCGATGAAAATAAGGGCGAACGGCGGTACGCTGATCTTGTGATTTGCGACCGCCACGGCGAAACGGTACATGTAGTAACCGTAGCACAAGTCGGCGTACAACTTGATCCGGCGGAAACATTAATTAAAACCGATTATACGGCGAAAACATATAGTCTTGATGTTGTTTCCAATGCTTCATGGACTGTTTCACGTGAAGACGAACAGCAGGTGTGGTTCTCGTTTGAGAAAACCTCGTTCGAAGGCTCGGATAAACTGGTTATTACGATCGGTGAAAATCCGAACACCTCGATCCGCAATGCGACGATTATCCTCCGGACAATCAAAGCGGAGGGCGTAACGCAGGTCGAAAAGCGCATTGTTCTCCGCCAGGCGAACGATCCCGTTCCGGAACATTACGAGTTCAACAGCGGGGAACAGACCAAATGGTCGGTAAATCAGGGAACTGCTTCATTTGCCGACGGCGACGTTACCTTCTCGCCGGGTCGATTGCTGCGCTATGAGTTCCGTACGGGAAATTACAAGATTCGTATCAAGAAATGGGATGCGACGGCAGTGTCGACGCTTTATTTCTGCAACGGCGATTTTGAAATCCGCTGGCATCTGAATGCCGGAAAGAAAACTACGGATATATCGGTGCGTAACGCCAATAGTACAGCCGTGCACAAAAATATTGCATTCGATCCTTCCGCGCCTCATGAAATCGGATTACGGATGTCGGAAACTGTTGACGGATACACACGTTACGAATGGTTGCTCGACGGAGTGGCGTTCAATTCCTATGCCGCCGACGGGTCGGACGGAGGATCGAGCAAGATTAAGTTCGGCAGTAAATATTCCGTATTCCTCGGATGCTCGTCCGGAACTGTGACCTATGATTGGTGGGAGTATGCGATTCCCTATGAGTATTTCGATTGGGATGATTGA
- a CDS encoding DUF4971 domain-containing protein — MNMKINALLLGALSVLTAACSSDSSGEPADDALLKSFVLTIGELNYHADIDPDDHTARIGEIQYGGQISGVDYRLAEGATIAPDPKSLVGEWPESQEFAVSKDGRTENYTVYLSAYVAKWPEAENEIIFYDDFDQADGLDYDSWSHVPYGTAAWQIYMSGSPDQAYVKDGKLILTIEKKDGKVVSGGIKTQGKKWFNNCRIEVCARFVEDAGSIGQAIWLMPEPMYQIYPGWPHGGEIDIMEHSYLNDYVQQTLHSHYIDIYQETPSGKAAYADYNKGTFNVYSADLTDEEIVFYTNDKETMRYANQHFPNESELMQWPFRGQYYLILSIGAAGRSEVQDADIPSFMEVDWVRVTRLGN, encoded by the coding sequence ATGAATATGAAAATAAATGCTTTATTGCTCGGTGCATTGTCTGTTCTGACGGCAGCTTGTTCTTCGGACAGTTCCGGAGAGCCGGCGGATGATGCACTGCTGAAATCGTTTGTTCTGACGATCGGTGAGTTGAATTATCATGCCGACATCGATCCGGACGACCATACGGCTCGTATCGGGGAGATTCAGTACGGCGGACAGATAAGCGGAGTGGATTACCGGCTGGCCGAAGGGGCCACTATCGCACCCGATCCCAAGTCGCTTGTGGGCGAATGGCCCGAAAGCCAGGAGTTTGCTGTCTCCAAAGACGGACGTACCGAGAATTACACCGTATATCTTTCGGCTTATGTCGCCAAATGGCCCGAGGCCGAGAACGAAATTATTTTCTACGATGATTTCGACCAGGCAGACGGGTTGGATTACGATAGTTGGTCACATGTTCCGTATGGTACGGCAGCCTGGCAGATTTATATGTCGGGCAGTCCGGATCAGGCTTATGTCAAGGATGGCAAGCTGATTCTTACCATCGAGAAGAAAGACGGCAAGGTCGTTTCGGGCGGTATCAAGACTCAGGGCAAGAAATGGTTCAACAACTGTCGGATCGAGGTTTGTGCTCGTTTTGTCGAAGATGCAGGCAGCATAGGTCAGGCAATCTGGCTAATGCCGGAGCCTATGTACCAGATCTACCCGGGATGGCCTCATGGCGGAGAGATCGATATTATGGAACACAGCTATCTGAACGATTACGTTCAGCAGACGCTCCATTCCCATTATATTGATATTTATCAGGAAACACCGTCCGGGAAAGCTGCTTATGCAGATTACAACAAGGGAACGTTCAATGTCTATTCGGCGGATTTGACCGATGAAGAGATCGTGTTCTACACGAATGACAAGGAGACGATGCGTTATGCGAATCAGCATTTTCCGAACGAGTCGGAGTTGATGCAGTGGCCTTTCCGAGGGCAGTATTATCTGATACTCTCGATAGGTGCGGCCGGGCGTAGTGAGGTTCAGGATGCAGATATCCCGTCGTTTATGGAGGTCGATTGGGTTCGTGTAACCAGACTCGGCAACTGA